One window of the Nothobranchius furzeri strain GRZ-AD chromosome 3, NfurGRZ-RIMD1, whole genome shotgun sequence genome contains the following:
- the snrpc gene encoding U1 small nuclear ribonucleoprotein C yields MPKFYCDYCDTYLTHDSPSVRKTHCSGRKHKENVKDYYQKWMEEQAQSLIDKTTAAFQQGKIPPTPFPGGPPPAGPPRPGMLPTPPMGGPPMMPMMGPPPPGMMPGDIRPPMGGPMQMMPGPPHMMRHPRPMMMPIRMGMVRPDR; encoded by the exons GTTTTACTGTGACTACTGTGATACCTACCTTACACATGATTCA CCATCAGTGAGAAAAACTCACTGCAGTGGGCGAAAACATAAAGAAAATGTTAAAGATTACTACCAGAAATGGATGGAGGAGCAGGCTCAGAGCTTGATCGACAAAacaa CGGCTGCGTTTCAGCAGGGAAAAATTCCTCCCACTCCTTTCCCAGGTGGTCCCCCGCCAG CTGGACCTCCACGTCCCGGCATGCTGCCAACACCACCCATGGGGGGCCCCCCAATGATGCCCATGATGGGGCCTCCACCCCCTGGGATGATGCCTG GAGACATTAGGCCACCAATGGGAGGACCCATGCAGATGATGCCAGGACCGCCCCACATGATGCGTCATCCTCGTCCAATGATGATGCCAATCAGGATGGGCATGGTGCGCCCGGATAGATAA